GACCGTCCCCGCAGCACGTCGATCAGCGCGTACAGCCGGGGCGAGGCCGCCAGTTCCTCCAGGGTCACCGGGCGGCCCTCGGCGTCGGCGATGGGCAGCCGCCAGTTCGGGTACTGGTCCCACGTGCCCGGCAGGTTCTGCGGACGCCGGTCGCCGACCGTGTCCGGGAGCCACACGCCGATCATGCGGGCCGGGGTGCGCAGCAGGAAGCGGTGCACGGCCTGGATCTCGGCCTCCTCCGACACCGCCGAACCCGCGTCGCCCGCCCCGTGCAGCAGCCCGAGGCGGGCGAGCAGCGCCAGCCACTCCGCCGTGTCCGCCGTGGCCGCGGTCCGCTCGTCCTCCAGGGAGCCGGTCAGCAGGCCGAGCCGGTCGCGGAGTTCGACGTGGTCGCCGGTGAGCCGGGAGGCGGTGGGCGGCAGGTCGTGGGTGGTGGCGGTGGCCAGGCAGTCGGGGCGCCAGCGCTCGGGGGGCAGGGGCTTCCCGTCGCCGTCCCAGTCCCGTTCGAACCACAGCACCGAGGTGCCGAGCACCCCGCGCTCGTGCAGCGTCTCGCGTACGCCGGGCTCGACCGTGCCGAGGTCCTCGCCGATCACCAGGGCCCCGGCCCGCGAGGCCTCCAGGGTCAGGATCGCGAGCATCGCCTCGGCGTCGTAGCGGACGTACGTGCCCTCGGTGGGCGGCTGTCCCTGCGGCACCCACCAGAGCCGGAACAGGCCCATCACATGGTCGATGCGCAGGGCGCCCGCGTGCCGGAGGAGGGCGCGCAGGAGGCGGCGGTACGGGGCGTAGCCCGAGGCGGCGAGGCGGTCCGGGCGCCAGGGCGGCAGGCCCCAGTCCTGGCCGCGTGCATTGAAGGCGTCCGGGGGCGCGCCGACGGACATGCCCGCCGCGAAGTACTCCTGCTGCGCCCAGGCGTCGGCTCCGCCGGGATGCACTCCGACCGCGAGGTCGTGCACGAGACCCACCGCCATCCCGGCGTCACGCGCGGAGCGCTGGGCGGTGGCGAGCTGGGCGTCGGTGAGCCAGGCGAGGCGGCTGTGGAAGTCGACGCGGTCCATCAACTCGCCGCGGGCGCGGGCCGTCGCGGGTGAACGCGGGTCACGCAGGCCCACCGGCCACCGTTGCCACTCGGGGCCGTACACCTCGGCGAGCGCGCACCAGGTGGCGTGGTCCTCCAGCGCCTCGCCCTCCTCGGCGAGGAAGTCGACGTAGGCGGCGCGTCGGCCGGGGCCGAGCGACACTTCGTGCACCAGTTCCAGCGCTTCGCGCTTGAGCTCCCACACGGCGTCGCGGTCGATCAACGCACCCTTGTGGAGCACGGATTCGCGCAGCCGCTCGGCGCGCTCCAGCAGCGTCCCTACCCGGCCCGGGTCGTCGACGTGGGCGAACTCGGGGATGTCCTCGACCCGCAGATGGACCGGGTCGGGGAAGCGGCGGGAGGAGGGCCGGTACGGGGAGGGGTCGGTGGGGGTGCCGGGTACGGCCGCGTGCAGGGGGTTGACCTGCACGAATCCGGCGCCGAGCGCCCGGCCGGCCCAGGCGGTGAGTTCGGCGAGGTCGCCGAGGTCGCCCATGCCCCAGGAGCGCCGGGAGAGGAGGGAGTAGAGCTGGACGAGAAGTCCGTACGTGCGTCCGGGCGGCGCGGGCAGCCGGGCGGGGGCGGCGACGAGGTGGGCCTCGGCGGTGCGGCCGTCGGGGGCGGTGGCGTGCAGCGTGTGGACGCCGGGCGGAAGCTGCTCGGCGGCGGCGCGGGTCTCGCCCTGTTCGGTGGTGATGCGCAGGCGGGTGCCGGTCGGCAGTCCGGCGAGCGCGGCGGGCGGGCTGGCGCCCCAGCACACCACCGTCGGCGGCAGCAGCCGCTCCCGTGTCTCGGCCTCGCTGGCGGCGAGGGCCGCGCGGACGGCGTCCGGGGTGCTCGCGTCGACGCCGAGCGCCGCCAGGGCCGCGACGACCGCGGTGTCCGTGGCCGCGACCGTACGGTCGGGGGAGGGGCTGTAGGAGGTGGCGACGCCGTGCAGTGCGGCGAGCCGCGCCAGCGGTGTGTGCGGGTCGGGAGGGCCGGCCGGCGAGGAGCCGGTGGGCGACGGGTCCGCGGGCGGGCGAGGCGCCATCTATACCCCCGAGATGTCCGTGGCGGCGCCGGTGGAGACGGGCTCGCTGGTCAGGTGCGCGGCGTCGGCCAGCGGCGGTTCACTGGTCAGCGGCTCGGCGTCGGGGAGGGGAGGTTCGCTGGTCAGCGGCGGTTCGACGGAGGCGCCCTCGGCGCTGAAGACGCACGCGTGGGGCTCGACGGGGGGCTCCGTCGGGCGTTTGGAAAGGGCCGAGAGCAGAAGGTGTGCCGATGCGGCCACGGTGGCCTCCTTGTCGTGTACGTCGCGTACGGGACGGGCGGGTTACCGCAGCCCTACCCAGCGGGCGCCACGACAGACGTACACGGACGAACAACGTGCTTCTGGTCACATTCCGCCCCCGCGCGAGGCCGCCGGCGTGACGCGTCCAATTCGCCCCACATATCCCCTATTGAATTGACTTGAATCGACCTATCCCGCCCGCGGGAAGGGGGCGGTCGCAAGCGGCTGTCGCCGCCGGAGGGTCAAGCGGCGACGCCCCGGCTTCTGAGCAGTTCGGTGTACGCGGCTTCGGCGGCGCGTCCGGCGAGGGTTCCGGGCGGGGTGTGGGTCAGGAAGGTGTCGGTGTTCCCGTGGTGGAGGACCGTCCCCCCGTACATGACGGTGACGTGGTCCGCCTCCTCGGCGAGGTCGGCGACGTCGTGCGTGGACAGCAGGACCCGCACGTCGCCGGTCAGGCCGCGCAGGATGTCGCGGAACACGCGGCGCTGGTAGGGGTCCATGCCGGCGGTGGGCTCGTCCAGCAACAGGACCTGCGCTCCGTGCACGAGCGCCCCCGCGACGCCGACACGCCGCAACTGGCCGCCGGAGAGCCGGTTCGTGCGGGTGTCGGTCTGGTCGGCCAGCTCCACCTTCAGGAGGGCCTTGCGGGCCTGCTTCCAGGCGTCGGCACGGTTCATGCCCTTGAGCCAGCCGATGTAGGCGACGTACTCACGCGCCGTGAGCGTGGGCATGGGCACGATGTCCTGCGGCATCCAGGCGACAGCCCGCCGGTACGCCGACGTGCCCGCCGACCCGCCGTCCAGGGTCACGCGTCCCTTCTGCGGTGTGGTCACCGAGGCCGCGAGCTTCAGCAGGGTGGATTTGCCGGCGCCGTTGGGACCGAGCAGGACGGTGAGGCCGTCCGGCAGGGCGTAGGAGAAGTCCTCCAGGACCGGCCGCTTCCAGCGCCGGTAGCCGTAGGTGCAGTTGCTGAGTTCGAGTGTCACGCTGTTTTCCTCGACGAACGGATCTGGGCGGCAAGGCCGATGGCGAACACCGCCAGGGAGGCGGCTGCCGCATACGGGTTGTCCGCGGGGAGCGCGATGACGGTCCAGAGGTGCGGCACGTTCCCTCGGAACCCCACGAGTACGACGGTGAGCAGCCAGCCCACTGGGATCATCACCGCCGTCTGACCCGCCCATGCCCGTCCGAGCAGCATCAGGCCGGTCAGGAACACCGCGTTGCGGCCCCCGGCCGTGGCCGCGGCCGAACCCTGCACGGCGGCGATGAGAACGCCGCACAGCACGGCCGCGGCCATGACCGTGGCGACGAGCCCGTTGTCGAGCCGCGTCAGGGACCGGACGCCGGAAACCTCGGCCGCGGGAAGCCTCGATTCCAGAACCGCCATCAGGAAGGCGAGCAGCGGGACGGGGACGAACAGCGAGAGCGCGACCCGGGGGCTGCCGACGAGGGACGGCAGCAGCACCGTGGTGCCCTGCACCACGTACAGTCCGGCGCCGAAGACAAGCAGGGCGAGCGGCAGCAGCAGGTGTCCCCGGCGGGCCTTGAACCACCACGTCACGAGGCCTTCGCCTCACAGGTGTCGAGCGTCTGCCTGATCCACTTGGCCTGATCGGCCCGCGGCTCGGCCAGCACCTTGGTGACGGTGGCCTCTACCTGCTTCTCCAGCTTCTGGGCCAGGGGATCCAGGCCCTCCTGCTCCCGGCGTTTCCGGTAGGCCTGCTCCTGGCCGGTCTTCAGGGCCCCCCACAGCCAGGCCGAGTGGGCGGAAAGGGCAGGGACCTGCTCACAGCGGAAATGCAGGGTTCGCACCATGATCTGATACACCGCGTCACCGCTCTGCACCGGGCCGGTCAGCTCCATGCGCCACACCGTGTCCGTGGAGGGCTTCTGCCGACGCCCGTCGACGTAGCTGTCGGTGATCAGACGGGGTTGCGCCGAGGTCGCCCCGGCGTCACGCAGCACGCGCAGCGCGTTCGCGGTGTCGCGCTGAACCTGCGGAAGCGCTCGCGAGTCGAACTCCGGTACACACATGCGCGGCGCGCCGCCCACGCACTTCATCTCCACGTGCCCACCGGTGAGGGGCGGAGTGGCCGACCAGTCGACGGCTGTGCGGTAGGCCCCGAGGACACCGCCGACGGCCACCACGGCGGCGACCACGACCCGCAGCGCGCGCCACCCGTAGGGCAGCCACAGGATCATCAGCCCGACGGCTATGCCGCCGGCCAGCAGCACGGGCACCGCCGCCGTGACGAGGCTGGGCACCTCTCCGAAACCGAGGGTGTCGAACTGTCCGGAAACATGGCGGGGCCAGTAGGGCAGCACCGCCCTGGTGAAGGCGACGGTGATCCAGTCGGCCACGGCCAGGATCGGCGTGGCGATGACGCGGGGGATCCAGCAGCCGACGGCGAATCCGAGGACGGCGTGCGCGACGCACAGAACCATCCCGGCGAGCGGCAGCCGCAGGCTGTCGAGGGTCGGCGCGGTCGCCGATCGCGCCAGTGAGACCGCCGGGGGGAGCAGCAGGACGAGCCAGGACAGCACGATCACCGGAGCAAGGGCATTGGCCGCGATGCGGTAACGCGAACGGGCCGGCGCCAGCGCCCATATCCGGGCGCTCCTCAGACGTCCACTCTCCCAGCAGGCAAGTCCCGCTGCCGCCGCGTAAGCCAACGCATAGAGAGTTTGCAGCGGCTCCGCGACAAGGCTCGGCGCATAATGGTAATAGCTTGAGAGAGGGGCCGTTTCTCCTACCACATAGTAAAGGAACGTCAATAGGAGAATGACGGGGGCAGCCCATCGCACGCTACCGCTGCGCAGACTGGTGCTGAATTTCATTGAGTCTCACTGAACCACTCGTCGGCCGGACAGGGGTGCCCTGACAGGGCACCCCTCAGAGCTGTGATGTCAGCCGTCGACCTTGGTGGTGTCCACGACGAGCTTGCTCACGCTGAGCTGCGGCCCGAAGGTGGATCCACCGATCTTCATGATCTGGAAGTAGTAGTCTCTCTTGCCGGACGGCAGGTCGGTCCACTCGCCGTTGCTGACGCCACCGTTGAAGCAGGCGGTGTACGTCTTGTTGTCGTACGCCTTGTCGGGCGCGAGAGAGATGTCGTTCCAGACCTGCACGTCGGTGCTCTTCGAGCCGTCGGTCGTGCAGCCGTGGAAGGTGATCTGCGAGTACAGCTCGTCCGACCAGCGACGGGACTCGAAGCCCACGCTCGCGCCCGTGATGGAGCTCTCCCAGTTGGCCTCGGCGATGGGGGCCAGGGCAAGGGTGATCACAGCCGCCGTGCCGGCCACCATGGATATACGTGCACCACGCTTCATTTTTTATTCTCTCCTCGTAAAGCACGGGGAAAGGTAATCGTAAAGTAGAAAACGTCCTCCCCCGTGCGTCTTCAGGGCTACCGCCCGAGATCCAAAGTTATCAGCGCTGATCATGAACGGTCAACCTTCCGTTTGCCTCACGGTGGTTGCATTCGCCTCGTCCATGTGCGTACGGGTTTGGATTCGTGGCCAGAAATATGCCGAGGTAGTCCACATTGACCTTGATGCCCCAGCAGCCGCGGCGGGTCGAAGCAATCCCCGTCGGCGAGTCTGCGGCAGCAAAGAGGGAGCGATCAATGCTGGTAATGGCGGAGCAAAGTTCGACTTTGCACTCATAGCGACAGTGAAGGCGTCGACGGCCGGCACAACCATGGCCCCAGGTGGACGTCACGCCGGTTCGCCCGCGCGATTCCGACGGAGGGGGACGCAGCGGTCCGCTCCATGATCAAAAGGATCTTCGAACCGTACTCGTCCCGGCCGACGCACCCGCCGTGACCGCCGCCGTGCCCCTGTCCACCCGCCGCCGGGGGCCGGCCACGCAGATCGCCGCCAGGGTGCCGCGGGCCGTTACTCGGCCGGGCCCAGCTCCTGAAATCGGCCCTGCCACTGCTGCGGCGCTCGGTGCACCCGGCACAGCCGCGCTACGCCCGACCTGCGGGACACGGCCGCCCTGCCCTGCCACACGGCCGTCCCGCCCTGCGCACACGGCCGTCCCGCCCTGCGGACACGGCCGGTTCCCCGGGAGGCACGGGGTCCTCCTGGGGAGCGGAAACGGGGCGGCGGGGATATCCGGGCTGCCGTACGACGCACCAGGCCTTGTGGGCCGTACAAGCAACACGAAGGCCCGGATCGTCAGGCGGAAATGCCGTCGATCCGGGCCATCGCATCCTCCGCGCCGTACGGCTGCAGGTAGGGCAGCCAGCGCGGGTCCCTATGCCCCGTTCCGATGATGCGCCAGGCGAGCCCCGTCGGCGGGGCGGGTTTGTGGCGCAGGCGCCAGCCGATCTCGACCAGGTGGCGGTCGGCCTTGGTGTGGTTGCAGCGGCGGCATGACGCCACCACGTTGTCCCAGGCGTGCTGACCTCCGCGGGAGCGCGGGATGACGTGGTCGACGCTGGTTGCGACGCCACCGCAGTACATGCACCGGCCGCCGTCGCGGGCGAACAGTGCCCGACGGGTCAGCGGAACGGGCCCCCTGTAAGGGACCCGTACGAACCTCTTCAGCCGGACCACGCTGGGTGCGGGGACAGTAACGGTCTCGCTGTGCATGAAGGCGCCGGATTCCTCGAGGCAGATGGCCTTGTTCTCAAGGACGAGGACGAGCGCGCGGCGGAGCGGTACGACGCCGAGTGGCTCGTACGACGCGTTGAGGACCAGGACGTGCGGCACGGATGCCTCCTTGTACGCCGGCGGCGCGTGGCTCGCGCCGGGACGATCTGCAGTCAGTCTCCCCTCTTGCCTGGTGGAAGCGCCACCATGTCCCGGTAACGGGCTGGGAGTGTTTTCGACCACACCCTCTTTCATCCCCAGGTGAGTACGGTCTCTCCCTGGAACATTGCAACGATCCACACACGATGCCCCGTTAGTGTGGTGGTTCTGCCCGCCGCTGTCCTCACATGTCCCCGAGCCGCGGGCGGACCGCTACGCCTGGAGGTACCTGCCGTGTTCTTGACCGCCCTGTTGGCCTCGGGGTCCACCCCGTCGCCGTCCCCCTCGGCGACGACGGACCCGACGACCGCCACGCTTCAGGACGCCCAGCAGAGCGCGACCAACGCCGCCAGCTGGGTCGAGCAGAACTGGTCCACGTGGCTGGCGATCGGTCTGCGCGTCCTGTTGATCCTGGTGATCGCTGGGGTACTGAGAGTGGTGGTGCGGCGGGCGATCACCAAGCTGATAGATCGCATGACCCGCACGGTCCAGGCGGTCGACGGCACGGCCCTGGGCGGCCTGCTGGTGAACGTCGAGCGCCGCCGGCAGCGCTCGCAGGCGATCGGCTCGGTCCTCCGCTCGGTCGCGTCCTTCCTGATCATGGGCACCGCCGCGCTGATGATCCTGGGCACGTTCCAGATCAACCTGGCCCCGCTGCTGGCCTCCGCCGGTGTCGCGGGTGTGGCGATCGGTTTCGGCGCCCGCAACCTGGTCACGGACTTCCTCTCCGGCGTCTTCATGATCCTTGAGGACCAGTACGGCGTCGGCGACACGATCGACGCGGGGGTCGCCTCCGGCGAGGTCATAGAGGTGGGCCTGCGCGTGACGAAGCTGCGCGGCGACAACGGCGAGATCTGGTACGTCCGCAACGGCGAGGTCAAACGCATCGGCAACCTCTCCCAGGGCTGGGCCACGGCCGGCGTCGACGTCACGGTCCGCTCGCACGAGGACCTGGACAAGGTGAAGCGCACCCTCGACGAGGTCGCCGAGGCGATGACCAAGGAAGAGCCCTGGAACGAGCGCCTGTGGGGCCCCATCGAGGTCCTCGGCCTGGACAGCGTCCTGCTCGACTCGATGGTCGTCCGCCTCTCGGCGAAGACCATGCCCGGCAAGTCCCTCTCCGTCGAACGCGAACTCCGCTGGCGCGTCAAGCGCGCCTTCGACGCCGCGGACATCCGCATCGTCGGGGGCCCCACGGTGCCCCCGGAGGAGGAGCCCGTCGACCCGTCCGCCGCGGTGGCGGCCCCGTCGGTCCTCGGCAACCCCGCCTCCCCCCAGTCGGAGGCGACCGCCCCCATCCCGGCCCCCGCCTCGGCCCCCGCCACGTCGAGCGCGCCGAAGTAGGCCCCGGCCGTACGTGACAGGGGGCGGCACCCGGGTGTTCCGGGCGCCGCCCCCGCTCACGTAGGAGCAGGTCCACAGCTCCGGCATCAGCCGTCGATTCACGTACGGCGATCTCGTCGACCGGCCGCTCGACCTCACATGCTCAGCCGTCAGCCGGTCCGCTCACGCCCCTCGCGTAGAACTTCCCCACATAGGCGCCGGAAGGAAGGTCGCTCTCCCGCATGAGCGCGAAGACCTCGGCCCCCTCCCCCGGCGCCCCGCCGTTCCGGAACGCCTCGGCGAAGCCGGTGTACTCGGTCTCCCCCAGCGCCGCGCGGTACTCGCCCGCCTCGGCCTCCGCGCAGCCGATGGCCTCGTCCGGGGAGCCGGCGGTCCACAGCGTCACCCGCTCCTCGTAGACACCCAGTTCACGATGGCGGAAGACACACCGAACGCCGTACCACGACCGCTCATCCACGGACGGTCCCGGACTCCAGCCCGGTCGCCCCGGCTGTCTGGCACACCGCGGCGAACGAGGACCCCTTGCCCAGTCCGGCCACCCCCAGAAGTCCTCACCGTCCCGGACGACGTCCCCCGAGGGCGCGTCGAAGGACATCGAGCCCCAGACGGACTGCTTCCCCCACCCGGGACGCCACCGGAAGTGGATCTCCTCCTGGCCCTTCTCGGCCACGAGGAACGCCCGCTCCGATGCCGCCAGCTTTTCGCGGACCCGCTCCTGCCACCCGTCCGAGACCGGCACCGGGCGCAGGACGTGCGTCTGCCGGTCGTCCAGCGCCTCGGCGGAGAGCGGGATGCCGACCGCACCGGCCCGGCGCCGCAGCGACCGCACTATGAACAACAACCTGCGAAGGTGACCGCGTATCGACCCCGCCGCCATCCCCCTCCGGCGTCGCATCACCGTCCCAACGGCGCAGATCACCCCAGAGCTCCGCACCCCCTCCCACCTGTACATCTGCCGATCGTGACGAGGCCGTGATGCGTCCGGGGCGCGCCCTCGAAATGCGCAACGACATGGGGCCGGACGACGCCTCGAGCTGCACCACGACGTCCACGACCGCCACGGGCACGGGCACGGCCACGGGCGACCACGTCGACGTGTGACCGAGGACAGGCCCTCCCCCGACTCACCCCAAGTCGCCCCCGCCGCAGACGGATTCGTCTGCGGCGGGGGCGGCTTCGCGCGTCTGGGGGAAGTCCGGGGCGAGGATGCGGACTCCGCCCCAGGTAACGACTCTGTTGCCTCGGGGGTGGTTTCTCTTGACGCCTCCGCGGCCCGCGGCCTACCTTCCTCCCACCAATAGGAAACTTTCCTAACAATGATCTTGCAGTGGACTTCCCCACGGCCACCCTGGGAAGCTGAGCGACTGGGCAGTTGAAAGGCAGGTGTCGACCAACATGGCAGGATCCGCCGGTACGCCGGGCACCCCGCGCGTCCTGCGCGCCATGAACGACCGCGCCGCCCTCGATCTGCTGCTCGCGCACGGACCGCTCTCGCGGACCAGGATCGGAAAGCTGACCGGGCTGTCCAAGCCCACCGCCTCCCAGCTCCTCGCCCGGCTGGAGGCCGCCGGACTCGTGCTGGCCACCGGCACGAGCGAGGGGCGGCCGGGCCCCAACGCCCAGTTGTACGCCGTCAATCCGAGGGCCGCCCACGCGGCGGGCCTGGACGTCACGCCCGAGCGCATCCTCGCCGCCGTCGCCGATGTCACCGGCCGCACCGTGGGCGAGTACGAGCTGCCCACCCCGGGCCGGCACCCCGCGCAGCCCGTCGTACGCCAGGTCGCCGACGCCCTCGACGGCGCGGTGAAGGCGGCGGGGCTGGCCCGCGGCGACGTCCACCGGCTCGTCATCGGTACACCCGGCGCCTTCGACCCCAACACCGGCCGCCTGCGGTACGCCTCCCACCTGCCCGGCTGGCACTCCCCCAGCCTCCTCGACGAGCTCGCGGCCGCGCTGCCGATGCCCGTCGAGTACGAGAACGACGTCAACCTGGTGGCCATCGCCGAGCAGCGGCTCGGCGCGGCGCGCGGACACGAGGACTTCGTGCTGCTCTGGAACGAGGGCGGCCTCGGCGCCGCCCTCGTCCTCGGCGGCCGACTGCACCGCGGCTGGACCGGCGGTGCCGGCGAGGTCGGCTTCCTGCCCGTGCCCGGCGCACCCCTCGTACGCCAGGTGACCAAGGCCAACAGCGGTGGTTACCAGGAGCTGGCCGGCTCCCAGGCCATTCCCAAGCTCGCCCGCGAGCTGGGCATCCAGCCGGTGCCGACCGGGCCCTACGCCGAGGTCGCCGCCGCCCTCGTCGAACAGGCCGCCCGCATCAACGAGGGGCCGCACCTGCGGCTCCTGGAGACGTACGCGACCGGTCTCGCCACCGGTCTCGCCTCACTCGTCTCCGTGCTCGACCCCGAACTCGTCGTGCTCAGCGGCGCCTCACTCACCGCCGGCGGTGAACCGCTGCGCGTCCTGGTGCAGGCCGAACTGGAGGAGCTGGCCGCCTCCCGACCGCGTCTCGTGGTCGGCGACGTACACGAACACCCCGTGCTGCGCGGCGCGTTGGAGAGCGCGCTGGCGGCCACCCGCGACGAGGTCTTCGACACCTCCCGCTGAGTCCCACCCCTCGACCGACTCCCCGTCCCGCGAACCGTCCCGCGAACACCACCACCGCCGCCCTGCCGTAGGGAGACCCCGCCATGCCCGGAATATCCAGGAAAGTCGCCACTGCTCTCGCCGCTTCCGCCTCGCTCGTCCTCCTCACCACCGCCTGTACCGGCCAGTCGTCCTCGGGCGCGAGCGACGACGCCTCCAAGGACACGACGATCAACTTCTGGCACGCCTGGAGCGCGCCCGGCGAGATCGCGGGCGTGAAGGCCCTGGTCGCGGGCTTCGAGAAGACGCACCCCAACATCCACGTCAACATCGTCGCCAACATGACCGACGACAAGATCAACCAGGCCCTGCGCTCCGGCGGCGACAAGGCTCCCGACGTGATCTCCTCGTTCACCACCAACAACGTGGGCAAGTTCTGCTCCTCCGGCGCCCTTGTCGATCTCAACCCCTTCTTCAAGAAGGCGGGAATCGACCCGGCGACGACCTTCCCGAAGGCGATGAACGAGTACACCCAGTTCGACGGCAACCGCTGTACGGTTCCGCTGCTCGGTGACGCCTACGGCCTCTACTACAACAAGGACGCGTTCAAGAAGGCCGGGATCTCCAGCCCCCCGAAGACCTGGTCCGAATTCGAGGCGGACGCGAAGAAGCTCACCGTCTCCCAGGGCGACTCCTACTCCCAGCTGGGCTTCATGCCGAACTACCACGGCTGGGAGTCCACCACCGAGCACTACTTCGGCCAGTTCTCCCCGACGTACTTCGACAGCAGCGGCAAGTCGAACCTCGCCAAGGACCCCGCATTCACCGCCGGATTCACCCTCCAGAAGAAGCTCGTCGACGAACTCGGCGGCTACCAGAAGCTGGAGAAGTACCGCTCCAAGCTCGGTGACGAATGGGGCCCCAAGCACCCCTTCCACACCGGCCAGGTCGCCATGCAGCTGGACGGCGAATGGCGGCTCGGCATGGCCGAGGACGCCAAGCCGAACTTCGAGATCGGCGTCGCCCCGCTGCCCGTTCCCGACGACCAGGCCGACCAGTACGGCAAGGGCTACATCACCGGCACCATCGCGGGCATCGCGGCCACCAGCAAGAAGCAGAACGCGGCCTGGGAACTGGTCAAATACATGACCACGGACACGGACGCGGTGGTCGGTTTCGCCAACGCCATTCACAACGTGCCCTCGACGCTGGCCGCGCTCAAGTCGCCGAAGCTGAAGTACGACCCGCGCTTCAAGACGTTCCTGGACATCGCCTCGAACCCGAACTCGACGACGACTCCCGCGTCCATCAACGGCGGCACCTACCTCGTGACGATCCAGCAGTTCGGATACGACTACGAGAGCGGCAAGGCGAAGGATCTGAAGGCGGGTCTGCAGACGACCGCCGCTCAGATCGACACGGACATCGCGCAGGCGAAGTAGCAGACGGGCACGGACATGAGCACCGTCACACTCGCTTCGAAGCGGCGCCGATCGGCGCTGCGCACCCTCGCCTTCATGTCGCCGTGGCTGATCGGCTTCGCGGTCTTCTTCGCCTATCCGCTGCTGTCGACCGTCTATTTCTCGTTCATGCACTACGACGGCTTCAAA
This portion of the Streptomyces mirabilis genome encodes:
- a CDS encoding ABC transporter substrate-binding protein — encoded protein: MPGISRKVATALAASASLVLLTTACTGQSSSGASDDASKDTTINFWHAWSAPGEIAGVKALVAGFEKTHPNIHVNIVANMTDDKINQALRSGGDKAPDVISSFTTNNVGKFCSSGALVDLNPFFKKAGIDPATTFPKAMNEYTQFDGNRCTVPLLGDAYGLYYNKDAFKKAGISSPPKTWSEFEADAKKLTVSQGDSYSQLGFMPNYHGWESTTEHYFGQFSPTYFDSSGKSNLAKDPAFTAGFTLQKKLVDELGGYQKLEKYRSKLGDEWGPKHPFHTGQVAMQLDGEWRLGMAEDAKPNFEIGVAPLPVPDDQADQYGKGYITGTIAGIAATSKKQNAAWELVKYMTTDTDAVVGFANAIHNVPSTLAALKSPKLKYDPRFKTFLDIASNPNSTTTPASINGGTYLVTIQQFGYDYESGKAKDLKAGLQTTAAQIDTDIAQAK
- a CDS encoding mechanosensitive ion channel family protein, producing the protein MEVPAVFLTALLASGSTPSPSPSATTDPTTATLQDAQQSATNAASWVEQNWSTWLAIGLRVLLILVIAGVLRVVVRRAITKLIDRMTRTVQAVDGTALGGLLVNVERRRQRSQAIGSVLRSVASFLIMGTAALMILGTFQINLAPLLASAGVAGVAIGFGARNLVTDFLSGVFMILEDQYGVGDTIDAGVASGEVIEVGLRVTKLRGDNGEIWYVRNGEVKRIGNLSQGWATAGVDVTVRSHEDLDKVKRTLDEVAEAMTKEEPWNERLWGPIEVLGLDSVLLDSMVVRLSAKTMPGKSLSVERELRWRVKRAFDAADIRIVGGPTVPPEEEPVDPSAAVAAPSVLGNPASPQSEATAPIPAPASAPATSSAPK
- a CDS encoding ATP-binding cassette domain-containing protein, which gives rise to MTLELSNCTYGYRRWKRPVLEDFSYALPDGLTVLLGPNGAGKSTLLKLAASVTTPQKGRVTLDGGSAGTSAYRRAVAWMPQDIVPMPTLTAREYVAYIGWLKGMNRADAWKQARKALLKVELADQTDTRTNRLSGGQLRRVGVAGALVHGAQVLLLDEPTAGMDPYQRRVFRDILRGLTGDVRVLLSTHDVADLAEEADHVTVMYGGTVLHHGNTDTFLTHTPPGTLAGRAAEAAYTELLRSRGVAA
- a CDS encoding ROK family transcriptional regulator, with the protein product MAGSAGTPGTPRVLRAMNDRAALDLLLAHGPLSRTRIGKLTGLSKPTASQLLARLEAAGLVLATGTSEGRPGPNAQLYAVNPRAAHAAGLDVTPERILAAVADVTGRTVGEYELPTPGRHPAQPVVRQVADALDGAVKAAGLARGDVHRLVIGTPGAFDPNTGRLRYASHLPGWHSPSLLDELAAALPMPVEYENDVNLVAIAEQRLGAARGHEDFVLLWNEGGLGAALVLGGRLHRGWTGGAGEVGFLPVPGAPLVRQVTKANSGGYQELAGSQAIPKLARELGIQPVPTGPYAEVAAALVEQAARINEGPHLRLLETYATGLATGLASLVSVLDPELVVLSGASLTAGGEPLRVLVQAELEELAASRPRLVVGDVHEHPVLRGALESALAATRDEVFDTSR
- a CDS encoding HNH endonuclease; translated protein: MPHVLVLNASYEPLGVVPLRRALVLVLENKAICLEESGAFMHSETVTVPAPSVVRLKRFVRVPYRGPVPLTRRALFARDGGRCMYCGGVATSVDHVIPRSRGGQHAWDNVVASCRRCNHTKADRHLVEIGWRLRHKPAPPTGLAWRIIGTGHRDPRWLPYLQPYGAEDAMARIDGISA
- the malQ gene encoding 4-alpha-glucanotransferase encodes the protein MAPRPPADPSPTGSSPAGPPDPHTPLARLAALHGVATSYSPSPDRTVAATDTAVVAALAALGVDASTPDAVRAALAASEAETRERLLPPTVVCWGASPPAALAGLPTGTRLRITTEQGETRAAAEQLPPGVHTLHATAPDGRTAEAHLVAAPARLPAPPGRTYGLLVQLYSLLSRRSWGMGDLGDLAELTAWAGRALGAGFVQVNPLHAAVPGTPTDPSPYRPSSRRFPDPVHLRVEDIPEFAHVDDPGRVGTLLERAERLRESVLHKGALIDRDAVWELKREALELVHEVSLGPGRRAAYVDFLAEEGEALEDHATWCALAEVYGPEWQRWPVGLRDPRSPATARARGELMDRVDFHSRLAWLTDAQLATAQRSARDAGMAVGLVHDLAVGVHPGGADAWAQQEYFAAGMSVGAPPDAFNARGQDWGLPPWRPDRLAASGYAPYRRLLRALLRHAGALRIDHVMGLFRLWWVPQGQPPTEGTYVRYDAEAMLAILTLEASRAGALVIGEDLGTVEPGVRETLHERGVLGTSVLWFERDWDGDGKPLPPERWRPDCLATATTHDLPPTASRLTGDHVELRDRLGLLTGSLEDERTAATADTAEWLALLARLGLLHGAGDAGSAVSEEAEIQAVHRFLLRTPARMIGVWLPDTVGDRRPQNLPGTWDQYPNWRLPIADAEGRPVTLEELAASPRLYALIDVLRGRSAGRGGRDGLGSDGRRSDGRGEGGSAGGRGGGV